TATGCAATGAAAATTAAAAGGAAAATAATGGAGATCAAAGATTCTTTTTTAAATCCATTCCAAAACTTTTTGTGACTAATAGATTTTTTCTTATGACTAATATATTTAAAATTTTCTATAAAAAATAAATTTGAAAATCTTCCCCAAAATAAGCATATAGGTAAAACAAAAATTATTAGGTTTTGAATTTTCAGTATGCAAGCAATTTGAATTAAACTTATAAAAACTAAAGCTTGAACGCCAAAGGAACCAACTTTACTGTCTTTCATGGCTTTTAAACGTCTCTTTTTACCTGCAAAAATACCATCGAAAGTATCCATTAAACCATCGAGGTGTAGACCACCAGTAATTAAATATCCCGAAGCCAAACAAATTAATGAAGATGCATAAATTGACCAAGAGTTTGTTCTTAAAAAAAGAAAAATATAACTCTGTATTGTTCCAATAAATAATCCTAAAGGCGGTGCAAATTGTGCAATATTTTTAAATTCGGGATTAATTAAAGGTATCTTTGGAA
This sequence is a window from Prochlorococcus marinus XMU1419. Protein-coding genes within it:
- a CDS encoding adenosylcobinamide-GDP ribazoletransferase, producing the protein MYFYLIKKYLIKNFAGSWIFYTTFPKIPLINPEFKNIAQFAPPLGLFIGTIQSYIFLFLRTNSWSIYASSLICLASGYLITGGLHLDGLMDTFDGIFAGKKRRLKAMKDSKVGSFGVQALVFISLIQIACILKIQNLIIFVLPICLFWGRFSNLFFIENFKYISHKKKSISHKKFWNGFKKESLISIIFLLIFIAYQFVSITSKAILIKFLILILIGILLSYSIPNILGNKIGGFNGDACGASTVLVETAMLFMHAILL